gaatcactttatatacagttagctagtttaactactttatatacagttagctagtttaactactttatatacagttagctagtttgaacgaCGTTATATACAGTTTGCTAGTTTGAACTACATTATACacaattagctagtttgaactacgttatacacagttagctagtttgaactacgttatatacagttagctagtttgaactactttatatacagttagctagattgaactactttatatacagttagctagattGAACtacgttatatacagttagctagtttgaactactttatatacagttagttagtttgaattacgttatatacagttagctagtttgaactacgttatatacagttagctagtttgaactacgttatatacagttagctagtttgaattacgttatatacagttagcttgtttgaactactttatacagttagcttgtttggactactttatacagttagcttgtttggACTACTTTATATAGGCTACAGTTAGCTAGTGTagtgcagtggttcccaacctaggggtcagtCCCTTCCAAATtgtcaccagataaatctgagggctCATGAGATGATTCATGGGAGATGTTCTGATataacagctgttttcagtttttgaaatTTTCTCTGATCTTTGACTTTAAAAAGAATAGTGGATCATttgacctctttgggcctcaaacatttactgaaatgaaaccatgtgagaagtttagagtggaaatgtctctttggtggaactgatTAAAACTCCTGCATTGTATTTAAGctttatcatgttttttatgtaaaatcttaatctaaaAAAGTTATAGTTTCTACTGAATACATGTAAAGAGTAAATTTCCTTGTTGAAACAGGCAACTTGCATTGAGGTGTTGGGCGTGTCATTGGACAGGTGACAATGTTTGttagagatagagagaggtgtgtttgagagagagagagagggggagggaggggagaagaaggTTATTTATGTCGGTGCAGATCTGATGATATGGACTTACAGTGATGGCTCTCTACAACGTGATCTGTGTGGCGTCTCTGCTGACTCTCCTGACACAAGGTAAGGACCCTCTTCACTGTACACACCTGAACCAATCATGTTTGAGATCCACTGACTGCTGTATGAGAAGGAAGTAGAATATTTGAATTACGTGAGAGTAGTTGTTGCACAAGAAAGGGAAAAGTATCACAAGTGCAGatcctgcattcaaattaaACTTCTTACAGAATTGGAGCAATAAGATGTACAAAACCAaagcatgtatgaaaatgatcaaatctaggagagaagaaaagtctTGCCTAGGTTGAGTAAATTCTTATGAAAGTAAAAGGACACACATTCATTGCCATCAACAACCTCACTGTCATTATCGATGTGACTAAGAGCTTGAACTAGTTTGTATTTATAGCAGGTAATTATTTTAAAGGAGTTTAGGGAGTGAAATGTTCCTGTCAATCAATGTCTGCATGAAACTGTACAGCCCGTAATTCAAATAATTCAAGTAATTCAATAAAGTCAGTCACTATGAATCGCAGCATCTTTCATTGTAGCAGTATGTCCTCCACTTCACACAGCCCACCATGTTTTCAAGGGATTTATTCATGATTTGGCAATTGTTTGACATGATAGGTTAGAAATCTTaatcttttttaattaagttgTTTACTTAATTAACCTCCCTATTTAGTCTTCTGAACTTTAAGTGCAGCCTTTTCGACAGTGTAATGTGATTATAATCGCCACACAACAACATTTAAgaggctatatatatatatatatatatatatactgtatatatactcTATGTCACACCTGTGATTTCTTCTTCTGATTGACAAGCCGCATGGAACAGACGCAAAATCTTCCACCTGCAGAACATGCTTCAATAAGTATTAATTAGTCTTAAATTGGTCCGGAGCTGAGATTTTTTAATAAGCTGTAAACCATTAAAGTCTATTAAATAACCCCTTACTGATTACATTCAGTCGTGCTTGATTTGACAATCAAAGGCattccatttattttctgtcaaagaCACCAAACCACTTAAAAAGCTCTTACATTGAGAAATGAGAGGGTTTGAGATTAGCCCCCCgtgtgttttcagagaaagTAGACAGTAGAATACTAATGAATTCTTCTCCACCTTTAACTAATTCAAGGATGTTTGACATTAATTCAGTTATTTGAGGTTTGAAGAGACTAACATGCTGTGAGTCATTTAATTTTACAACTTAAAGCCAccttaaaaaaatgacattaacacGAAGGTGACGTGTGCAGGAGATCAGTCACTTTAATGGGTATAATTGTGTAATTTGATCCTTAGTAGACCAAAAGGACAGCCTGGCaccagacctttgaatccggGATtgcttctggtctggcatcGTGACATGAAACAGCGGTTACTTGGTTGAAAAGCAATCAATCCAATGAAAGACTAACGATTAGCCAATCAGCTCCACGGGCGGGACTTACGCCCTCCCCCAATCGGTTAGAGTGGAGGCGATGTCAGAGTGAAACAAGTTTTATcaattctgtctgatatcaggctACGAAAACGAAGCCCAAACCTCCATATTCTTTTCAGTCTGTCCTTGTAGTAAGATTAAGGGTTTTAAATAGTAAATTTGGAAATTTCTCAGGGTTACATGAATAGattagatagataaatagattaCAGCAACTTTAAGCTGTTGGAAGGGATGTTCGAGGCCACTGTACCAACATCGTGTGACTACAGATTTCCACCATCATGGCTCAGAGAAATGTGTACAGTAGGTGGGTTTCATGGAGCCACACCTCCTTATGTCCCTGACTGCAAAGCGTTAACTGAGGGGAACAGTTGGTCATCTCAGAGTGAGGCGTCCTCCACGTCACAGCCAATCCTTCTCTGAATGTTGGGGAAATTGTGGAAAATGAGAAGTCAAATGAGCTTTAACCTAAAATTTACCGAAATGTTTCACCCAAACTTAAAACAGATGTGGAgcaatatacatacatattcagTAATATACAATGACATGATATGGTTTTCTGTAGGTACACGATGCTGAATTATGTTGTAATTCATATAAAATAGTATTCTCTTTTTAGTAATAAGGTGTTGCACGCTTAcgcaggaaagaaagaaagaaggacaCTTTTACAAACATTTCTGCAGGTTCAGGAGTTAAATGCCTTGCACAAGGGCACCTCGGCAGTGGTGAGAGATGAGGTTCAAGGTTCATTTGATTTATCCATAGAAACATGGAAATTACAATGCTCCCATCATAATCAACCTACACCGACTACCAAAACGTAGGAAATAAATACCCACAAAGTAAAACCATTGATGAAAACTACATAAAACCATATTTCATGATAAAAACTGCTAAAAGCAGACATCCAAACAACATCAAGCAGACTGAAGACGGAAGATAGAAATACGTCTTTGGGAATATAATGCTGCTCAACAAAAACCGCCTCGTCACCAGCCGACTTCGCTGACCTTTAATCCATCATTTGACTCCAGCTGATCCGTTCAGAATGCTTTGTTTACACATAAATGTCCTGCTCTTTGGgggacagtagagagatgataGCAATAACAGTAGTAATACAACTTGGTAGTAGTAATACGTttagcagcagtaacagcagtagtagtataACATATATATGTTGCGTATACATGTAAAGTGAGTCGGTCAGTGATCATCAGCggtctgtcagtgtgtggttACCTCACTCTGCTGACATTCCCTCGCGTCTGTCATCATGATGGCTAACAAACAACATGCTTTAGCAGAAATATGTtccctgtgtttcctgtctgagcagaaaggcaaagaaacaaagagactcGCTCCTCTCAGGCGcctcacacagtcacagtgatgGATTAACACACATGTTGATAAAATCAGCCATCAGTGGCCAGAGTGCATGGTGCTGGAGCTGGTACTGGTTCAGCATGTTGGCAGATCAAATGGATCCATGGGTATGggacggggtgggggggtcgcactaggttttcttttttgtattgtgTTCGTGTCGTTGTTTTCAGTGTATTCTGtttgtagaagaagaaaaaagctgaATTAGACGAGGCAGTAAAACCAGTTTGATGGGACAGCTTGGTTCTACATAACAGAGAGATCCgttaaaacaacatgacagcGTGTAAAAGGTGGCTGTTGCAAAGTATGTCAACTCGAAAGGTTTGGCTTGGCAGTAGTTGCACTTCAGTCAAGATTTCATGGCAGGCCATGTTGGCGCTGCAGGTGCTGTCGTTCTGTTCTGGATTTTGTGCGAaaccctttttttgtttgttttgctgcctgTTTACATACTTTCAGTGACGCATGTATTCAGTTCCAGTGTTTACACTCAAACCACCTGGATGTCTTCGTTATTTAACATCACATGTAAGACGTTGTAGATGGAAGAGGGGCCATCAACTTGGGTGGGGCTCTCCTGGcacttttttctctgttttttttaactttaacttttccGAACTGATGGTTGGTGCTTGATCAGAAGTCTTTGTGCTGTGGCCCCCCCCGGCAGCTCATCTGGCAGAGCCTGTACTGTAAACTAAGGCTGAGTCCTGAGCTCTCTGCAGCAtgtccccccctctgtctctctctctgcaactGTCACTGTCTATAAAGGCAGAAATGCCCccaaaataataagaataaaaagaagTCTTTGTGTTGAATGAGTTTAGTAATAAATGTTACAGATGATCACAATAGCAAGAGACAtatcatatttatattcatacatacagaattgttgttttaaatgttgtttttttggtttctctttTCAGAGTCTCTCTCACAACAAGGTGGTGAGTCAAAGTTTTTTTACTTCCTGTATTTgggacattttaaacatgttgagACTgtttatagtttcatttttgttaGTCAAGTAAAAGCAATGAAACGTCTAGACAACGAAATGAgaacagttttaaatgtgttactCAGGAATATTAGCTTTCACAGCTGAGAGCATCCCAGCCCTCCCCCGGGATCATAATAACCTCAAGCCACAGTTAAAGTTTATAATCCAGTCGGAGTCCATCCAGGGAGGGGGCAGTACCGCTCACTCttatcatctgtctctcttcagtgTGTGGTCAGCCTGCGCTCAACACCAGGATTGTTGGAGGAGAGGTGGCCCCCGAAGGCAGCTGGCCCTGGCAGGCCAGTCTGCATGGACCTGGGGGCCACTTCTGTGGAGGATCCCTCATTAACAGAGAATGGGTGATGACTGCGGCTCACTGCGTCCCAAGGTGAGCCAACTAAAAACAACATGCCATGCAGCCTCTCTAAGGCTGTGGTTCCCAATCCGGGGGTCAGGGCCCTTCAAAGGGGTCACGGGATAAATCTTAACAGAGACATACTGTTCTGTCGCTTCTTGAGCTGATAACAACTCATATTTACAGACAGTGCTTGACTTTGAGGGGCCACCAGTCAAAAACATTGGGAACTACTGCTCTAAAGGGGCACCAAGACTTCAGGCTGCATTTTAGGGTCCTACGTAGCACTAGAACTAACCAGAAGGGTATTCAAGTGACCCAAGAGCCCCTCTGGTGTAACAGACATATCCTGGTTAAAGCAGCTatcatccatgtctttataatgataatatgtcaatgtgaCGGTGTGTTGGGTGTctggtagtgatgaacctacagattATTATCAActgaatctgcagctttacggagctttatagcgactctcagctcctggtctacctgtcctggtccactctcggctcctggtctacctgtcctggtccacagacagcagacagactcagagaccagctgctgaacatagtgtagcatttagcagctacagagccagatgtttccctcaggaggtggaggagaccagaaccagagctaacagagagagaagacttcatccatcaggtgactccacatggaggaccatgttgctctgtagctgctggatgtgaaaataAGTTCaacatttcagatattttaatgttgtgttaacaACTTGGTTCTGCTGAAAACAAGGTtttcagttattgcaggtttaacccccccccccccccccccactactTTGACAGGGAGGTATTTTAAATACATGCTCCTTAATTTACCTTCAATCGATCAATTTGTTCCCTCAACCTAACAAGTCGTGTCCATTAATGAATCGTGCTATCCAATTAATACTGCCGTCCAAATAATAGCATTATCACCCAATTCCATTTGTTCCATCTCCCAGTTTAATAAACTTTGTAGTTTCataaaaaaatcagctttggtGTGTCGGAGGTCTCCATAGCAACACATGCAAAGAGCACAAATGATTAATTTGAGGGTACAAATTATGTTtacaacttttgtttttcttttgattacCTCACAAAGCGCCAACACAAACAATCTGGTTGTGTATCTGGGTCGCCAGAGTCAACAGGGATCCAACCCCAATGAGGTGTCGAGGACGTTGACGCAGATCATCAATCATCCCAACTACGACTCCACTACTAGTAACAACGACATCTCCCTCCTGAAGCTCTCCTCACCGGTGGACTTCACCACCTTCATCCTGCCCGTCTGCCTGGCAGCCCCAGGCAGCACCTTCAACAGCGGCACTGACTCCTGGGTCACCGGCTGGGGCAACATTGGATCTGGAGGTGGGTCATGAAGCCACTGGATTCTTTTCATAGATAATGTGACTACAATGGCTGCTGTTTTCTCAGATATCATATGCAAAACTATAGATCTTCCTTTACCCAGTGGAGCAACAACACCTTCCTGTAACTTACAGTTTTCAGGAATATTTTTAATCATAATCTGTCATAATCTTTTGCAgtaaactgcttttttttttaaagattttagattatgcattgtttacatccatgtttgtttgctagATGTCTTCTTCGTCATTGCCTTTGTTGCCCCATTTCTACACTTTTTGCActactgccaccaactgtcgaGCAGTTGAATAGAGTGAAACTTAAAATCAAAGCGTTCATTTGTCTgaggagcatgaatgtgctcatgGCAAACTGCAAGAGGAACAGAaatattaggattcatcctcttgggagcATGAATATCCACattacatttcatggcaatctggcAAGAGATTTCTTTTCACAAACTTGAGATGTGATGTAAACAgcatcagaagatcaataatAACATTGTTTTTACTTGGATCTAGGGTCTGTCTCTGAGGTTGGTGGTGGGCCTGTCCTCCTGTTTAATGTTGGAATTACTGATTGTACCCTTAAAGGGCTACGACATGGTCTGTTTGATTCAGAGAGAAACACCTGGCAGTACTTGAGGAGTGCCACAGACCTCCTGATGTACTTATTATTTAACAGTCTGTGTTGTGTGAAACCATATTTCACCACATGTTtattaaactgtatttgtgtCTCTTTAGTGCCCCTTCCCTCCCCAGAAAACctgatggaggtggaggtgccAATTGTGGGGAACAGACAGTGTAACTGTGACTACGGAGTGGGCACaatcacagaaaacatgatCTGCGCCGGGTTACGTGCTGGAGGGAAGGACTCCTGTCAGGTGATCACTTTTACACCAGGGCTTCTGTCAGATTTGACCTCCTGCAAAGATTCCTCCTCCTGAATGTTTCTGTCCTTAAAGGGGGATTCAGGAGGTCCGCTGGTGAGCAAGCAGGGCAGTCGCTGGATCCAGGAGGGAATCGTGAGTTTTGGAATTGGTTGTGCCCAGCCAAATTTCCCAGGAGTTTACACCAGAGTGTCCCAGTATCAGTCCTGGATCAACAGCCAAATCACCAGCAACCAGCCAGGCTTCGTCATCTTCACGTCCACCGGGACTGACGGTGACCTCAGCGTCACCTGTCCTGGCCTGCCACCACCTCCAACCACCATAGCTCCAACAACCACAGCCAAACGTGAGTCCCTGCCATGTCCAGACTttgtaaacactgttttttaACCTTACATTTGTACTTCACATCAGCtatttttcaacagtttcatatatattctgtatcagcGTGTTCCAGCTCTAAATATTCAAACCAAAGACCCAAAATTCAGCTTGACTTGTTATATTATGGTatatttggaaactttgggacTAAACAATGTGACATGGTAATGATGGATCGACAGTATCCGGTCTGAGGCTTTACACTTTTAAAGAAATATCTTTTATTAGCAGCTGTGGTCTGCGGCCAAGCCCCTATGAATTCACGTCTTTTGGGAGGAAGCTCGGTGGCGACAGCTGGTATTTGGCCATGGATGGCAAGCCTACAGAAGAATGGAAGTCACGTGTGTGGAGGGACTCTGGTGGCCGTGGACTCTGTGTTGAGCAACGCCAACTGCTTCTCAAGGTGAGACACCTGGAGTGATGTTATGGATGGTATCATGCCAATCTGTTTAATGTTTGAGCCATTTGctcgcagctctgtgaggcaccATCCCAGTTTAGCATGTCAGCCacgaatgtctgaaccaaattacATGTCAATCCGTCCAGTTGGAGGAGCGACTGACTGACAGGCATTGGAGACCAATTTTTTTAGGAtcatatgtttttgtatatttagcCCATTTACTTTTCACCTAACCACATGCACATGAGATTAAAGGACCAGTCCTTGTTTTAAACCAATCAGACGTCCTGATTCAGCTCATTTTATCTCCCACAGTTCACCCATAGCGTCTGAATGGACCGTCGTTTTGGGCCGTTTGAGACAGAATGGATCCAACCCCTTTGAGGTGACGCTGAATGTGACAAATATCACTCTGAGCACCCTCACTGGGTCTAATGTAGCAGTGCTGCGTCTGGCAACCCGACCCACCCTGTCCGACTACATCCAGGCCATCTGCCTGGACAACGGACAAACCTTCACCGTGGGCTCGACGTGCTGGGCTGCTGGCTGGAACTCCGGGCGAGGAGGGGGTGAGTCCACAGTAATGCTAACTCTCTGCATCATTTCACCTCTTCAGATTCAACATTTAGGCCATTGTACATCGTAATTGGCACGAACAAATTGGTAAAAGTATGTATGCCCGTTTAGTTTAGGTTCCTGCCATCTGGGCTTGATTCAGATGTTTCTCAtaattttctgattttctgatcTTTCCCAACTTTAGAGGAACAAGTTCTGCAAGAGTTCCAGACTTCGGTGGTAAATTGTAGGAATGCGTCAACGATTGACACCATTTGTACAGGAACTTTTACACTGGAGCAGGTGAGTAATGACAGCAATATGTCTTTCTATTTGATCAAGGTATTTGTGGATCCTTAAATAACTTCACATCCAAAGTTTGTTCTTGACCttagaaacagcagttgagGAAACAATCTCTAAACTGTAGCTTCTGAAGCTTTAgttcatatcacatgatctttatTGACAGATGGAGTTAGCCCGTTGTCATGGAATTGGAGATATTTTCTTCTGGTTCTAAACATTAGTTTTTAGCTTCGGAGTTCAGTCCATGGCACAATGTGAACGTTTTCTTACGAGCTAGATAGTGGGCTCAAATGTAAAGTTTGGACAATGAGTTCATTAAAGTGAGACTGCATAACTTTTGAAAGACGATACAAAACAGTCTTCCTcctacaaatgaaaataaataagttcTATGCTCATGCTGCTGTTACGCTGCATTTGATCATTTCCCATTATTCTGTAGTtgccacttgtggccacagtggctgctgttcagtAAAGGTCTCTCAAGTGTGTCCGCTAGATATGAAGCTAAAGTCAGccgccagttagcttagcttagcttagcgtacagactggaaacagggggaaacagctagccacctaccagcacctctaaagctcactaattaacatgttacatccTTTCTGTTTAATCTGCAAAAAGCTGAAGCGTAacatgagctttagaggtgctggtaggtggattttgttgtctttggacagagccagactagcttCCCCCCGTTtcagtctctgtgctaagctacAGTGTGTCTCCcgtctgtagcttcatatttacttatctcttgtttatttattgtgtatattttattttcagggaCAATGCACATGGATCAACgtcactgtaaatgtgtctgttcACCTGCTGTCCCGTGATGTTAAATTAGCCATTAAATGTAccgtcttgtttgtttgttcagggGGATTCTGGCGGTCCAATGATGTGTAAGAAGGACGGCTCGTGGTTCCAGGCAGCAGTGTTatcatttgaaaacaacagcacCAGGCAAACACGAGAAGCTGCAGTGATGGTCTTCACCAAACTGAGCCACTTTCAGAAGTTCCTGGCTGAGACAGTGGGGACCTTCTTATCTCCAGcctccaccagcagcaacagcaccaccacagctgccacCAACCTGGCCACCACCAGCGGGGGCGCTCCCGCTCACgcccccttcttcttcttccacctcctcatcttctCCATGTGTCTCCACCTCTTCTCATAGAAACTCCAACTTAACTGTAAACGGTGATTTACACGATGTGACGAgcacaaatgaatgtaaacaaccTTGAATTTGAGAGACGATGTTGGATTAACGCTCCTCCAACTAATCCTCCACTGTGCCTGTTGGTGACCGCTGGGGACAGAGTGACGTTAAATCAGGCATTCAGGGTTCCTACAGTTCTCCACTGGAGTGTCCACCAaagcacactcaaaaatcaaacattttagtCTGCACACTGACTGTTTTGAGTATACTGTGcttatttttgtcactttttcagTGCGAACACACTACATACTCAAAACCTGAGTAGAATTAATGAAACCATGATTAATCCTGTTAGCTCTATCATCTGGTCAGTGTCCTCACAAgcttgactttgtttttgttgctttcagTCTAAAATGAAGAATGAATGGTTAAAGAAGCACTgaacaaatgtatgtatatgcagCCTAACATCCCAGCATTTCATGGGTTTTAAAGCTACATGGACCTTAAGAGTATCTGCACTTGTTTTTATTAGgatttaaaatcaatataatgATAAAATGTGTGATGTCTTTGTAATATATAATTTTTATTTACTGAAGATTATTTTGATGAATGATTGTTCATTACGTCCTGGTTGATCCAGACATTTACATAAAACTTCTCCTTCAAATGACCAAAAGGGATCCCAGAAGAGACGGTATTTATTGATCACAATGCAGAAAGAATTAAACAAATCAGCTGTCATGGAATTTCCTGCAGTTGTTAACAAATGGATTGGAAAAAACTTGGAGAAGCATATTTTAGAGGTCTGAGGAACACAGAGACAATGATCAGCCTGTCCATCATCTACCTCATATTACCAGAGCTACTGTAACATAACAGTACATTTCTATCTGAAGCGACACCTCACTTAATGTGAACACAATGTTTTCTGTAAAAATACTTAAGCTGCACTTTACATTGAGAATTATTTGGTTTGAAGGATAAATGTTCAGTCTTGCCAAACTTTGCCATGGAATACAACTGCACTGTCTTTTTGTCATAATAAC
The sequence above is a segment of the Enoplosus armatus isolate fEnoArm2 chromosome 17, fEnoArm2.hap1, whole genome shotgun sequence genome. Coding sequences within it:
- the LOC139300694 gene encoding polyserase-2-like isoform X1 encodes the protein MALYNVICVASLLTLLTQESLSQQGVCGQPALNTRIVGGEVAPEGSWPWQASLHGPGGHFCGGSLINREWVMTAAHCVPSANTNNLVVYLGRQSQQGSNPNEVSRTLTQIINHPNYDSTTSNNDISLLKLSSPVDFTTFILPVCLAAPGSTFNSGTDSWVTGWGNIGSGVPLPSPENLMEVEVPIVGNRQCNCDYGVGTITENMICAGLRAGGKDSCQGDSGGPLVSKQGSRWIQEGIVSFGIGCAQPNFPGVYTRVSQYQSWINSQITSNQPGFVIFTSTGTDGDLSVTCPGLPPPPTTIAPTTTAKPAVVCGQAPMNSRLLGGSSVATAGIWPWMASLQKNGSHVCGGTLVAVDSVLSNANCFSSSPIASEWTVVLGRLRQNGSNPFEVTLNVTNITLSTLTGSNVAVLRLATRPTLSDYIQAICLDNGQTFTVGSTCWAAGWNSGRGGEEQVLQEFQTSVVNCRNASTIDTICTGTFTLEQGDSGGPMMCKKDGSWFQAAVLSFENNSTRQTREAAVMVFTKLSHFQKFLAETVGTFLSPASTSSNSTTTAATNLATTSGGAPAHAPFFFFHLLIFSMCLHLFS
- the LOC139300694 gene encoding polyserase-2-like isoform X2; the protein is MALYNVICVASLLTLLTQESLSQQGVCGQPALNTRIVGGEVAPEGSWPWQASLHGPGGHFCGGSLINREWVMTAAHCVPSANTNNLVVYLGRQSQQGSNPNEVSRTLTQIINHPNYDSTTSNNDISLLKLSSPVDFTTFILPVCLAAPGSTFNSGTDSWVTGWGNIGSGVPLPSPENLMEVEVPIVGNRQCNCDYGVGTITENMICAGLRAGGKDSCQGDSGGPLVSKQGSRWIQEGIVSFGIGCAQPNFPGVYTRVSQYQSWINSQITSNQPGFVIFTSTGTDGDLSVTCPGLPPPPTTIAPTTTAKPVVCGQAPMNSRLLGGSSVATAGIWPWMASLQKNGSHVCGGTLVAVDSVLSNANCFSSSPIASEWTVVLGRLRQNGSNPFEVTLNVTNITLSTLTGSNVAVLRLATRPTLSDYIQAICLDNGQTFTVGSTCWAAGWNSGRGGEEQVLQEFQTSVVNCRNASTIDTICTGTFTLEQGDSGGPMMCKKDGSWFQAAVLSFENNSTRQTREAAVMVFTKLSHFQKFLAETVGTFLSPASTSSNSTTTAATNLATTSGGAPAHAPFFFFHLLIFSMCLHLFS